In Heliangelus exortis chromosome 27, bHelExo1.hap1, whole genome shotgun sequence, the genomic window cagggccACATCCCAACCCTGGGGACCCCCCCTTCTCACCAGCACCCGACCCGCAGGCACCTGCCCCCCACCTTCAGGCTACTGCCCCGAGAAGAAATAGTCCAAGTTGGTGACATGGAGAGCCCTGAGGGttggggggccggggggggagagcaggggggtgtcactgggggggggggggctggggtggcCCAGGGGCACCAACCCGTGCTGCTGCCCCTCACCCTCTGCCTTGGCCCCTCGCTGCCCACCCGTTCTCCACGTCTGTCTGTACCTGTGGGAGAGGGGACCCAGGTCAGGGGGGGCTGGAAAAGCCCCCCCactcttttccccccccccagcactcaCCTCACCACAATGGCGATGCAGAGGGCGATGCCCAGGAGGAGGCTCCCCCCGGCCACCAGGAAGGCGTAGGGGGACATCACGGGGCTGCTGGTGGCTTCCACCACGGTCTCTGCATCAgagagggggggtgggaggatgAGGGACCTGGATGAGGGTCCCAACCCACCCCGCTGCCCACCCAGGGACCCCTCCTCACCACCGAGGTCATCAGCAGTGTCTTCCCTGAAGAGCTCAGGGGGCAGGGTGATCCCGTAGGTGCCATCATCCACAGGGAACTGTGTGGGAAACCAGGAGGGCACAATGGAACGGggcagccccccctcccccagtgtccccttgTCCTACATGGGGACACAAGACCCaacaggggaaggggggggctgAGGCCGTGCCCTACCTGGGAGCTGAAGGGTCCCATTTCAGAGGTGAAGTCCCGGGGGTCTGCGaggtgaggggtggggggtgatgctggggaaTTCCAGgctgagcccccagccccagggccaTGTATCCCCCTCCTACCTGTCCAGGGGGTGCCCACCACCTCCCGGCTCCACTCGCTCCACGTGCCATGGCCAAACTCCTCCTGTGCCCGCACCTGCACCACGTGCCGTGTCCCCCGCCACGCGTCACGGATGTCCAGCCACGTCGTCGTCACCTGGTCCACCTGGAGGTGACGGGGACAGCACGGGGTCGGGGACAGCTTGACCAGGGGatgggggacagctggggaagggggggggggccTCACCTCCGTGAAGGTCTGGGTGGGCTCGGGGCGGTAGCGGACCTGGAAACGGAGCCAGTAGAAACGGGGGTCCCAGGAGGGGGGGTAGGACCAGTTGACCCGCAGCCGCTGCGGCGCCTTCTCCAGCGGCTCCACCGTCACGTTGAGGGGGGGGTCGGGCTTCACTGCCAGGAAAAGGGGGCTCAGGGTCCACTCGGCCAACCCCGGACAACCCCCcactcccctctccccagcacaaaTGGGAGCAGCACTCACGGACGCTGCTGAGGGTGATGATTTTGTCATCGCCGGCAGAGCCCCCGGCGGCGTTGCGGACGCAGGTGGCCACCAGGAGGGGTTTGGTGTCCTCAGTGCCAGGTGGCAGCTTCACCCGGCAAACGAATTTTTGGGCCTTGGAGAAATAGCGGCACCGCTGCTCCGCGGGGTCCTCGGCCACGAACCTGCGGGGACACGGCTCGGGAGGGCTCTGGAATAGAGCAGGAACGGGGCAGCCTCCCCACCGGGGTTGGGGAAAAGGGTGTTGGGAAGGGACAGCAAGGTCCCCCCGTGGCCCCCGGGTGCCAGGACCACGCTCACCTCCGCTTCACCCAGAGCGTCGCCCGTGTGCCCGGGGACGGCTTCGCCCGCAGCGGCCACTCGCAGACGAGGTCTTTGTCGAGGCTCCGGCGGTAGCAGGAGACCCGGGGAGTCTCGGGGGGCTCTGCAAGGCAGGGAAAGGCTGGGGAGAACGGGGAAGGAGGGACTGGGAGACTCTGGGAAGgaaaccccctccccacccaccttCCACCTGCAGCCGGAGGGAGCGCAGGGGGCGGccccccagggagcagctgtaGCGCCCCGAGTCCTCATAGCGCAGCCCCTGGAGGAGCAGAGTGTTGCCCCCCGCTGCCAGCTGCCGGGCCCCCCCCACTGCTGCCCCCCGCTCCTCCACCCGCCAGGACACGGTGACGTTGGGTGGTCCCTTGTCCCTGCAGGTCAGTGTGATGTTGGCTCCCGGGCGTCCCAGCACCACGTCTGGTGAGAGCTCTgttggcggggggggggggaggtcaGGCAATAAGAGATAAGACCCTGGGGATGTCCCCAGAGGAGGAAAGtgtcccccccacacacacacgcaGACACAATCTGCTCCCCAAAGGGCAGCTGGGTGGCAATATCTGCAGAGCAGTGTCTGAGCCATAAcctgctgagcccccccccACACGGACACCTCCAAAATACGGACCCCCCCCCTCTGCAGCATATggacacccccccccagcacacGAAGTGTTCCCGGGACAGCCACCACAGCCCCGTCCTGGAAGGGTCTGGCGGTGGGGCCGGGCAGAGGGGGTAGGAGGAGGGAGATGGGAATTGGGCTGCGGGAGAGTTCCAGGGGGTGCGGGAAAATTCTGGGGAGGTCTCGGGGGTCCGGTGCCCGGTGCCGGTGGGGTTAAGCGGCCGGGCTGCAGGCGGCACCAGGCCAGGACTGGGCTGGGGCCAGGAAGGCGGCCCGGGGCAGATGCAAAGGTCACCAGCCAGGGCCGAGCTGTCCGTTCCCGTCGACTCCTGCTGCCGGGAACGcgcccagcacccagcagcacccagcagcacccagcagcacccagcagcacccaccacccccccagcagcacccaccacccacgccccattcccttccctgcccGCCGTGTCCCGGTCTCCCACCCCCCTTGCCCGGGATCTCCCGGGATCTCCCCCGGGACCCCCCAGATCCCCAACAGGCTCCTCCGCCCCCTGGGGCAGCCCGTGTCCCTGGGGTCTCCGtgtccctttcccccctcccctaaAACCATCCCCCATGCCCTCCCCGGTCCCGTCCCCCCGGTCCCGGTCGAACCTACCGGTGGGGCCGCAACGGGGAAGGCGAAAGGCGGTGgcgaagaagaggaggaggaggaaggcggCGGGGAGCAGCGGCCCCGGGCAGGAAAACATCGGCGGGGCGGCCCGCAGCGCTGCCGGTGCCCGGGGTTGTGAAACCGGGACGGGGGGGGAacgggaagggggggggggggggggggggggcggtcCAGGGGCGGCAGCACGTGCGCCCGGGGGGGCGGGGCCATGTGGGGGGGGTCGGGACCTGTCACCGCCTCCTCCCCCCGAACACAGGACACggcagaagctgctgggaaTATTGTTTtttatagatagatagatatataaaaaaaagctgCGTTTGGCTGATTTGGTGTCTATGGACCCATCAAATGATACAATTCCACAATATAGAAACGCGTAATAAATTagacacgcacacacacaccgcccccccacccccccccacacccGGGCAtcgccccctccctccccccgaCACAAAATAACTCCTAAATACCtccaaaaaatagaaataaccCTTAAACGCCTTCAAAAATAAACTCCGGCTCAAGACAAAGCCTGTCCTGAACAGTTTCCTCTTTGGTATCAAAACCGATCCCGGGACCACCCCCCAtgcttgggggggggagggtgatggccccgtgcccccccccccccgtggcGAGGatgggtgaggaggaggaggaagcggAGGGTGAGGGTTGTGCAAGCCCCGGGGGGGCCGGGATCGCTTCCTCGTTCCCACCCGGTACCCTCCTTTTcccgggggggtggggatgTGTGTGACATCCCTTACGCCCCCGCGTTCCCTCGAAACAACTCACTCTGTAAACTCggagggttggttttttttttttccttcctttttttttttttttttttttttcttttgtgtgtgtgtgcggttttgtttgcttggtttggtttggtttttttttttttcgtttttttggttttttttttttttttatatataaaaaaaagaagacacgTGGGTGAGGGGCAGGAAAAGGGGCAGGGTGCTGTCCCAAACCCCCCTCCACCTTGCCCCCAGCGGTGGCTCTGGCATGATACATTCGCGTGGGATGGGGGATTTGCTTCGGCGAGGTGAATACTGACTGAGGAGCAGcccaaggggctgctggggacaaTATCCTGGCCACCCGGCCCTCTGCCCATCCTGGGGATgagtattttggtttggtttggtgttttttttttttttcttacaacaCCACAGTCCAGCCTCCTCCAAACCTCAGCACCCGGGCCTCACGCGGCCGCTGCTCCCTCCGTGGGACCCCCACCCAGGAGGGGCTCGGCTCCCCCATATCCTCCTGAGGccacagcaaaagaaggggGGGGTCCCTCGGCTGCACgggaggggctgcagcccccccaccccctcatCCCAGCCTCACACCTTGAGGGTTTTGTCAGGCACGGCGCTGGGGCTGCTGGCGGCGCTGCCCTCGCTGCCCTTCTTCTTGCGGAGGGTCTCGATCCAGCTGGTGCTGGGCCGAGGGGCAAAGCTGGAAAGTGCCAGGGAGCTGAGCCTCATGTTCTTGCCCGACATGATCAGCTCCCCAAAACCCTCCTGGTGGGAGAAGGCGTAGCCGGAGCGGTGCGAGCCCACGCGCCCCACGCGCCGCATGCACCGGTGCTGagtcttctgcttcttccttacCAGCTGAGTGTAGCgcacctggggacaggggacagggtcAGAGCCACCCGCCCCCGGGGGATGGGagcccctctccctttttttccacagccaCATGTCCTTACTGTGTCAGAAAGTTCTGGTTTTAGGTCCAGCTTGAGGAAGCGAAAGGCCACGACGGGCATGATGCAGACCACGGTGGTGAGGGTGATGGTCAGCCAGACCGTGGGCTGGGCCAGTGTGTTCTGTGCATTACCTGGGGGGGGGAAACACGAGTCCAGCCAGGGCAGCACCTTGGGGGAGTGGGGGACACTGCTGAGCACCCCCCGGGACTCACCCACAAAGCGAAACTGGTTGGGGAACATCTGGAAGAGGCCATCACTGTGCATGGTGAAGAGGATGGCGAAGTAGGCGGCCAGGCTGCCCCAGATGAAGAAGTGGTTGATGGCTGTCCAGAAGCCAGTGTCCAGCCCGATCTGGGGGAGAGAGGAAGCCCACAAGGGCTTAGGGGCAGCCGAGATGCTCCGAGCGTGGCTGCAGGGACCCAAACTTTCACCAACCTtggtgctggggctgagcagctgtGTCCCTACCTGCACGCTGACAACAATCACGAGGGAGGTGGCAACAGTGACAGCAAAGGACTGGTAGtcagccagctgggcaccatcGTCACGGGTGGCATCAGCGAAGACACCGTAGGGGATGAAGAACATGAGGACAGAGGTGTAGATGCCCTGAGCAATGCAGATGAAGAACTCCCTCTTGTTGAAGAGAAGATTGAGCTGCCCGGGCTCATAGAGCTTGGGGTACTCCATGCTCCGCTGCTCCGGGACAtcctggggacaagggacacTCTGGGCACCTCCGTCCAGCTCCAGGTAGGAGCAGCCCCTTCACTGGGACTGGGGTAGCCAGAcacccctccccaccacccaccATACCTGGTCAAAGACACCCATGgccagcacaggcagggaggTGTAGACAATGTTGTAGAGCGTGATGAAATACTGATCATACACCGTCTGTGGAATGGAGCTCTCaggggggggagtggggagaCCCCCCCACTCCATGCCCCAGGCAGCCCCCCAGGACAGGAgagctgccaccagcaccctctGGGTGCTCACCCCGAATGGtgtgggtgctgcagccctgaccACACGGAGCCACCACACTCCACAGGGACCCCAGACCCCCCAGGGAGCCCGGGGGACCCGGGAGCACCCTTCTCAGGTGTGCTCCTGAGAAGGGGGGGGGTCCTGCAGGCAAAATGTCCCCAACACCAGCGCCCGTCAGGAGTGACTCACCTGTGCCGAGAAGCCACAGAAGAAGCCAAACCAGAAGTGGACCATGGTGAAGGCAAAGTTCTTGTAGAAGAAGTAGCAGAGGAACTTGCACATGCGTAGGTAGGACCAGCGCCCGTGCACCAGGAGCAAGCGCTGCAGGAACTTGAACTGGGAAAAGGAGTAGTCGGAGGCCAGCACTGCCTGGATGCCCTCCTGCCCGCTGATGCCCACCCCAATGTGGGCAGCTGTGGAGGGAAGAGACACACGGACTGAAgagggctctgccagcaccacGAGGGACCAGGGGTGGGGTCCTCCTCCCGGTGGGACCGTGCTCTCCCAGGCCACAGAGGAGCGAGGACAGAGGCTGCAAGAGGGGACCTGTCACTCCCAGGACTCACTCTTGATCATGCTGACATCGTTGGCCCCGTCCCCGATGGCCAGGGTGACAGCTTTCTTGTACTTTTTCACCAGCTCCACCACCTGGGCTTTCTGCAAGGGTGTGACACGGCAGCAGATGACAGCCTTGCAGGCACACGCTGTCTCCAGGAACTCCACCTCCATGTCAGCCTCCAGGGCGTGGGCCTGCGAGGAGAGCCGGGGGACAGTGGGGGAAACGGCCCCACAGCTGGGCAGGGTGTCCTCTCCAGCCCAGAACTCCCAGGTCCCTACCAGGCTGTGCCCGTTGATGACCAGGGCGTATTCACCAGCGATGGCTTCCAGCACGGAGGTGAGCTTGGAGGAGGAGAGTTTCTCCTGGAAGGAGAAGCCGTTGCCCATGGAGCGTGACCCATCCATCATCTTCTCCCGGGCTTTCCTGAGGAGAAAGGTTGGGGTCAGAGGACCcgaaatcacagaatcatagaatgggctgggttggaagggacctcagagctcatcaagtccaacccttgctccactccccccgtggttcccagcccatggcactgagtgccacatccaggctctttggaaatatctccagggatggagaatccaccccttccctgggcagcccattccaatggctgatcaccctctccagaaagaaattctttctaatgtccaacctaaacctcccctggcacaacttgagacctcttgtgccctcttgtcttgctgagagttgcctgggaaaagagcccaacccccccctggctccaacctcctttcagggagttgtagagagtgatgaggtctcccctgagcctcctcttctccagcctcaacagccccaactctctcaacctgttcaaggttctccccaccctcaaattcaagaatttcttccccatctccaacctctatctcccctctccaaattttaacccatttcccctgTCCtctcacagaatcccagaaccatttgggttgcaaaggagctctgggatcagcAATTCCAGCCCTGGATTCACTCCCCACATGGTTCCCATGGCACTGACTGCCACATTCAGCCTCTTCTTAAaatcctccagggatggagaatccaccccttccctgggcagcccattccaatgcctgatcaccctctccataaagaaattctttctaatgtccaacctaaacctcccctggcacaacttgagacctcttgtgccctcttgtcttgctgagagttgcctgggaaaagagcccaagccccccctggctccaacctcctttcagggagttggagagagtgatgaggtctcccctgagcctcctcttctccagcctcaacacccccagctcccccagcctctcctcagaggatctgtgctcgagtaTCTGTGCTCAGCATCCCCACCACACGCAttgtgtccccaggtgtccctcGTGCCCCTCACCTGAGCTCCTCTCGCACCTCCAGCACGGTGTGGCCCGTCACCACAAACACCTCCGTCATGTCATCCGTCAGCATCTTGCAGGAGTAGCCGATGTTCACGGCCGTTTCTGAGGAGGGGAAAGCAGGGATTGAGTTCCCCAACTCAGGGGGAAACACCTgtcccaccacctcccagaTTCAGCCCAGGAATGTCCTTATCTCCaggctccccccccccaaaaaaaaaaaattacctcacCTTGTTTGTCCCCCGTCAGCACCCAGATCTTGATGTTGGCCAGCGTCAGGATGGCGATGGTTTCGGGGACCCCCTGCTGCAGTTTGTCCTCGATGGCTGTGGCTCCCAGCAGCTAGGGCACCCAAAGAGGGCTCAGGTCACCAGGAGATAACCCCTGCCTCTTTTTTACCCCCCTCCTCCCAGACCATGTACCATCATGTCGTGCTCCACCTCGTCGTAGAGCCGAGCCAGCCGATCCTCACGGGCCTCGGGGGCACCACTGGCTCGTTGTAGCCTCTCAGCCCACTCCTGGTAGTAACACTCCTCCAGGTCTTTGTAGGCCAGCACCAGTGTCCTCAGCCCCTCACCAGCGTACTCCTGCAAGGGGGTTCGTGGGCAGACCCCCCCATGGCGACCTCAGACCCCGACTGCCTCCCAGGACAGGGCACAACCCCCCTTTCCCCACCattttcccttcccagctctgcccgCAAAGCCCCGCTCACGTTGAGGTGGTCGGTGGTGATGTTGGTCAGGTCCTGGTTGAGGGGGTGCAGGCGCTCCAGCAGGATGGTGTCAGCACCTTTGCAGTACAGTCGGATCTTGCCCTGGGGGCTGCGGactgtggggagcagaggacAAACTGCCTGGCTCCAGGGGACACCtcctaccaccaccaccatcaccaccaccaacaCCTTCACAGCCACAGCACGGGGCCAACCCCACCACCAACACCTTCACAGCCACAGCACGGGGCCAaccccatcaccaccaccaccaccttcagAGCCACAGCATGGGGCcaaccccagccccaccaccaacaacaacaacaacactTTCACAGCCACGCCACAGGGCcaaccccagccccaccaccaccaccttcacagccacagcatgggGCCAACCCCAccaccaaca contains:
- the IL6R gene encoding interleukin-6 receptor subunit alpha, translating into MFSCPGPLLPAAFLLLLFFATAFRLPRCGPTELSPDVVLGRPGANITLTCRDKGPPNVTVSWRVEERGAAVGGARQLAAGGNTLLLQGLRYEDSGRYSCSLGGRPLRSLRLQVEEPPETPRVSCYRRSLDKDLVCEWPLRAKPSPGTRATLWVKRRFVAEDPAEQRCRYFSKAQKFVCRVKLPPGTEDTKPLLVATCVRNAAGGSAGDDKIITLSSVLKPDPPLNVTVEPLEKAPQRLRVNWSYPPSWDPRFYWLRFQVRYRPEPTQTFTEVDQVTTTWLDIRDAWRGTRHVVQVRAQEEFGHGTWSEWSREVVGTPWTDPRDFTSEMGPFSSQFPVDDGTYGITLPPELFREDTADDLGETVVEATSSPVMSPYAFLVAGGSLLLGIALCIAIVVRYRQTWRTGGQRGAKAEGEGQQHGLVPLGHPSPPPPSDTPLLSPPGPPTLRALHVTNLDYFFSGQ